A genomic region of Choristoneura fumiferana chromosome 17, NRCan_CFum_1, whole genome shotgun sequence contains the following coding sequences:
- the LOC141437197 gene encoding uncharacterized protein, which produces MVIVPGVEKTNQSVYLPHHAVTREDKSTSKVRVVFDASCKNGNDISLNDNLMTGPTLQPELRHLITSWRNHPVCLIADIVKMYRMVRVAEEDCDCQRILWRDNCEEEIRDYKLLTVTFGTSSAPYLAVKALNQVAIDHKDKYPTAAKRVATDFYMDDLMTGCQTVQEGINLYKEMDGLLREGGFTLHKWSSNSEELLRMFNENQKGEKENKHLDIKLDNIVKILGLTWNRSRDEFQYSVKLPPLSEPVTKRRIISDVSRLFDPLGWIAPCVIKAKVFIQKLWIAGTEWDEEPPQKILEDWYTYRTELDHLTKFHMPRWLCTTLDDGLVELHGFSDASNIAYAAVVYLRVVSASGNVHLYSDNGTNFVGASRELRELFNAEGSTMIAEISSELATVGTSWHFIPPRAPNFGGLWEASRMLQDFWRRWSQEYLSSLLHRYKWGKQTPEAEVGDVVLVNEDDLPPMF; this is translated from the exons ATGGTTATAGTTCCTGGAGTAGAAAAGACTAATCAGTCGGTTTACCTACCACACCACGCAGTTACGAGAGAAGATAAGTCCACCTCCAAGGTACGCGTTGTTTTTGATGCATCCTGCAAAAATGGAAATGATATATCATTAAATGATAACTTAATGACCGGACCAACTTTGCAACCGGAATTACGTCACCTAATAACCAGTTGGAGGAATCATCCCGTGTGCTTGATAGCGGATATTGTAAAGATGTACCGTATGGTGAGAGTTGCAGAAGAAGATTGCGATTGTCAACGCATTCTATGGAGAGACAATTGTGAAGAAGAAATACGAGACTATAAGTTACTCACTGTAACCTTTGGTACGTCGTCAGCCCCGTATCTGGCTGTCAAGGCATTGAATCAAGTCGCTATTGATCATAAAGATAAATATCCAACTGCAGCAAAAAGAGTTGCAACTGACTTTTATATGGATGACTTAATGACTGGTTGTCAAACCGTACAAGAAGGAATAAATTTATACAAGGAAATGGATGGACTGCTCAGGGAAGGTGGATTCACATTGCATAAATGGTCTAGTAATAGTGAAGAGCTTTTGAGGATGtttaatgaaaatcaaaaagGTGAAAAGGAGAACAAACACTTGGACATAAAGTTAGacaatattgtaaaaatattaggaCTCACTTGGAACAGAAGCCGCGATGAGTTCCAGTACTCGGTTAAACTACCCCCGCTTTCCGAACCTGTAACAAAAAGAAGAATAATCTCAGATGTATCCCGTCTATTCGACCCACTCGGGTGGATAGCTCCTTGTGTGATAAAAGCAAAGGTCTTCATACAGAAATTGTGGATAGCAGGGACCGAATGGGACGAGGAACCACCACAAAAAATTTTAGAAGATTGGTACACTTACCGCACCGAATTAGACCATCTGACCAAGTTTCACATGCCAAGATGGTTGTGCACTACACTGGATGATGGATTAGTCGAGTTGCATGGCTTCTCGGATGCGTCGAATATCGCATATGCGGCCGTAGTTTACCTGCGTGTGGTATCCGCATCGGGAAATGTTCAC CTCTATAGTGACAATGGCACAAACTTTGTGGGAGCTTCTAGAGAGCTTAGAGAATTATTTAACGCAGAAGGGTCAACCATGATTGCAGAAATCTCCAGTGAATTGGCCACGGTAGGAACATCGTGGCATTTTATACCTCCCCGAGCTCCAAACTTCGGTGGATTATGGGAGGCTTCG AGGATGCTGCAGGACTTTTGGCGACGATGGTCGCAGGAATACTTGTCGAGTCTTCTGCATCGTTACAAATGGGGTAAACAAACACCTGAGGCTGAAGTAGGGGATGTTGTTTTAGTAAACGAGGACGATCTGCCTCCAA TGTTCTAA
- the LOC141437459 gene encoding uncharacterized protein, which yields MLNSPSKRLPAPNQDTHGISKTVFTHVSRLHGLLSDWIRVRDKGSKICKTVISLKLHECTDDYFPHQLQSLTESLLEAIESFKDLNDGIRDINKQLLAIAKLQQVPQPVILTWTAKDISDNVNEIYSSLLEEFRLKKVVTENIAHCRDEKLLEVYSTAWEIDSYFHVDSTAYLFSEVGLNPVQ from the exons ATGCTGAATTCTCCTTCTAAAA gattacCCGCACCGAATCAAGATACCCATGGAATTTCGAAGACAGTGTTCACCCATGTATCTCGCTTGCACGGGCTGCTAAGTGATTGGATTAGAGTACGCGACAAGGGCAGCAAAATCTGTAAAACTGTAATCTCATTAAAGTTGCATGAATGTACGGACGATTACTTTCCGCACCAGCTGCAATCACTCACAGAAAGTCTCCTGGAAGCCATAGAAAGTTTTAAGGATTTAAATGATG GCATACGAGACATTAATAAGCAGTTGCTGGCCATTGCTAAGTTGCAACAGGTACCACAACCTGTAATATTGACATGGACAGCCAAAGATATATCTGATAATGTCAATGAAATATACAGCAGTTTGCTAGAAGAATTTAGGCTTAAGAAAGTTGTGACAG aaaacaTTGCACATTGCAGAGATGAGAAACTACTAGAAGTCTATTCAACAGCATGGGAGATAGATTCATATTTCCATGTGGATTCAACTGCCTACTTATTTTCTGAAGTTGGTTTAAACCCTGTACAATAA
- the Polr2D gene encoding RNA polymerase II subunit D, which translates to MSGPIQDVIEEDAADLRFPKEFENAETLLISEVDMLLEHRKAQNESAEEEQEFSEVFMKTLTYTNMFKKFKNKETIAAVRNLLQVKKLHKFEVASLANLCPETPEEAKALIPSLEGRIEDEELRILLDDIQTKRSLQY; encoded by the exons ATGTCTGGCCCAATACAGGATGTTATTGAAGAAGATGCTGCGGACTTACGGTTTCCAAAAg AATTCGAAAACGCCGAAACCCTCCTAATATCAGAAGTGGACATGTTACTAGAACACAGAAAAGCACAAAATGAATCTGCAGAAGAAGAACAAGAATTTTCAGAAGTTTTTATGAAAACTCTTACCTACACTAATATGTTTAAAAAGTTCAAGAATAAAGAAACCATTGCAGCAGTgagaaa CCTTTTACAAGTAAAGAAGTTGCACAAATTTGAAGTAGCAAGTTTAGCCAATTTGTGCCCGGAGACACCCGAAGAAGCCAAAGCTCTCATCCCATCACTAGAGGGCAGGATAGAAGATGAAGAACTTAGAATATTATTAGACGATATACAAACAAAACGCAGTTTACAGTATTAG